The following proteins are encoded in a genomic region of Actinomadura sp. NAK00032:
- a CDS encoding nitrate/nitrite transporter, protein MEAVRGVAERDVKEPGPPGTGRPMVMLAVATLGFAVNFWAWALLSPLGPRFKDSLELTSFEQSLLVAVPVVVGSLGRIPVGALTDRFGGRVMFPAVSLITIVPVLYLGLAGHSSLPALLAGGFLLGIGGTAFAIGVPFVNAWFPPERRGLAVGIFGAGMGGTAVSALTTVKEVDRYGMEFPFEVMAVLLAVYAVVAWLVLREAPGRTAPTEPLAKRLAATARLSVTWQMSALYAVAFGGYVAFSVYLPTYLKAEYGLSQADAANRMAGFVLLAVVMRPVGGWLSDRIGAVRVMTAALAVTVAGAVAQSFAPALMPVGTIAFLAMAAALGAGSGATFALVARLAPANKVGAVTGVVGAAGGLGGFVPPLVMGALWGSLGDYRIGLLLLALVAAAAGVFTATSVRRAVAARGDG, encoded by the coding sequence ATGGAAGCGGTGCGTGGGGTGGCCGAGCGGGATGTGAAGGAGCCGGGGCCGCCGGGGACCGGGCGGCCCATGGTCATGCTGGCGGTGGCCACGCTGGGGTTCGCGGTGAACTTCTGGGCGTGGGCGCTGCTGAGCCCGCTCGGCCCGCGGTTCAAGGACTCGCTGGAGCTGACGTCGTTCGAGCAGTCGCTGCTCGTGGCGGTGCCGGTGGTGGTGGGGTCGCTCGGGCGGATCCCGGTGGGGGCGCTGACCGACCGGTTCGGCGGGCGGGTGATGTTCCCCGCGGTGTCGCTGATCACGATCGTGCCCGTGCTGTACCTCGGGCTGGCCGGGCACTCGTCGCTGCCGGCGCTGCTGGCCGGCGGCTTCCTGCTCGGCATCGGCGGGACGGCGTTCGCGATCGGGGTGCCGTTCGTGAACGCGTGGTTCCCGCCGGAGCGGCGCGGGCTCGCGGTCGGGATCTTCGGCGCCGGGATGGGCGGCACCGCCGTCAGCGCGCTGACGACCGTCAAGGAGGTCGACAGGTACGGGATGGAGTTCCCGTTCGAGGTGATGGCGGTCCTGCTCGCGGTGTACGCGGTCGTCGCGTGGCTGGTGCTGCGGGAGGCCCCCGGCCGCACCGCCCCCACCGAGCCGCTGGCGAAGCGGCTGGCCGCGACCGCCCGGCTGAGCGTCACCTGGCAGATGTCCGCCCTGTACGCGGTGGCCTTCGGCGGCTACGTGGCGTTCTCGGTGTACCTGCCCACCTACCTGAAGGCCGAGTACGGGCTGTCGCAGGCGGACGCGGCGAACCGGATGGCGGGCTTCGTGCTGCTGGCCGTGGTGATGCGCCCGGTCGGCGGCTGGCTGTCGGACCGGATCGGCGCGGTGCGGGTGATGACCGCGGCGCTCGCGGTGACGGTGGCGGGCGCCGTGGCCCAGTCGTTCGCGCCCGCGCTGATGCCGGTCGGCACCATCGCGTTCCTGGCCATGGCCGCCGCGCTCGGCGCCGGGAGCGGAGCGACGTTCGCGCTGGTCGCGAGGCTCGCTCCGGCGAACAAGGTCGGCGCGGTCACCGGTGTGGTCGGCGCCGCGGGCGGGCTCGGCGGGTTCGTCCCGCCGCTGGTGATGGGAGCGCTCTGGGGCAGTCTCGGGGACTACCGGATCGGCCTGCTGCTGCTCGCGCTCGTGGCGGCGGCGGCCGGGGTGTTCACCGCCACGTCCGTCCGGCGCGCCGTGGCGGCGCGCGGGGACGGCTGA
- a CDS encoding pyridoxal-dependent decarboxylase, with protein MPRPRPPAGESLAAAFDPHLFRRNSELAAGRLETYLADLSVRGLDLTDPAVLGRAARALMATGQEGVAAFDEKRLAGIIDLYVRTGIQVHSPGYMGRQFSGAVPLAGVIDFVSAVVGQPSSFYEAGQLPLTAERIMADELNRFIGWEPGRFAMVTTSGGSLANLTALLAARNRAFPGIWAGGRHGGGPAPAIAVSEDVHYSVTRAAGVLGVGEARLVRLPVNRRGQIIAERVPAVLAAAERRGLAVFCLVASAGTTALGAFDPIDRLAGIAAERGIWLHVDGAHGASLLVSDRLRHRLRGIEKADSLAWDAHKMMFVPAPCTLLFYRNAQAALGAFRQRASYVFDEEPDPFCEFDSGDKNFECTKRPMIMPLWTLWAVYGRALFAEKIEYLCRLTRDAHDILQGEPDFETLHLPEANILCFRHRPPGVAAGRVHRLQLQIRDRVRRSGRFFISKVDVRGTAALRVVMMNHQAGTEHVRMLLAEIRETGERVLREQNP; from the coding sequence GTGCCGCGACCGCGGCCGCCGGCCGGGGAATCGCTGGCCGCCGCATTCGATCCGCATCTTTTCCGGAGGAATTCCGAACTGGCCGCCGGGCGGCTGGAGACGTATCTGGCGGACCTGTCGGTCCGCGGCCTGGACCTCACCGACCCGGCGGTGCTCGGACGGGCGGCGCGGGCGCTGATGGCGACCGGGCAGGAGGGCGTCGCGGCGTTCGACGAGAAGCGGCTGGCCGGCATCATCGACCTCTACGTCCGGACCGGCATCCAGGTCCACTCGCCCGGCTACATGGGCCGCCAGTTCTCCGGGGCGGTCCCGCTGGCCGGCGTGATCGACTTCGTCAGCGCCGTCGTCGGCCAGCCGTCCTCCTTCTACGAGGCGGGGCAGCTCCCGCTCACGGCCGAGCGCATCATGGCCGACGAGCTCAACCGCTTCATCGGCTGGGAGCCGGGGCGCTTCGCGATGGTCACCACCTCGGGCGGCTCGCTGGCCAACCTCACCGCGCTGCTCGCCGCCCGCAACCGCGCCTTCCCCGGCATCTGGGCGGGCGGCCGGCACGGCGGCGGCCCGGCCCCGGCCATCGCGGTCAGCGAGGACGTCCACTACAGCGTGACCCGGGCGGCCGGGGTGCTCGGCGTCGGGGAGGCGCGGCTGGTCCGGCTGCCGGTGAACCGGCGCGGGCAGATCATCGCCGAGCGGGTGCCGGCCGTGCTCGCCGCGGCCGAGCGGCGGGGCCTCGCGGTGTTCTGCCTGGTGGCCTCGGCCGGCACCACGGCGCTCGGCGCGTTCGACCCGATCGACCGGCTCGCCGGCATCGCGGCCGAGCGCGGCATCTGGCTGCACGTCGACGGCGCGCACGGCGCCAGCCTGCTGGTGTCGGACCGGCTGCGGCACCGGCTGCGGGGCATCGAGAAGGCCGACTCGCTGGCCTGGGACGCGCACAAGATGATGTTCGTCCCGGCGCCCTGCACCCTGCTTTTCTACCGGAACGCGCAAGCGGCCCTCGGCGCGTTCCGGCAGCGCGCCAGTTATGTTTTCGACGAGGAACCCGATCCGTTCTGCGAATTCGACAGCGGCGACAAGAACTTCGAATGCACGAAACGCCCGATGATCATGCCGCTGTGGACGCTGTGGGCCGTCTACGGCCGCGCGCTGTTCGCCGAGAAGATCGAATATCTGTGCCGGCTCACCCGGGACGCGCACGACATTCTGCAGGGCGAACCCGACTTCGAGACGCTGCACCTGCCGGAGGCGAACATCCTCTGCTTCCGGCACCGCCCGCCGGGCGTCGCCGCCGGCCGGGTGCACCGCCTCCAACTGCAGATCCGCGACCGGGTCCGGCGGTCGGGGCGCTTCTTCATCTCCAAGGTCGACGTGCGGGGCACCGCCGCGCTGCGCGTCGTGATGATGAACCACCAGGCCGGCACCGAGCACGTCCGGATGCTGCTCGCCGAGATCAGGGAGACCGGCGAGCGGGTGCTCCGCGAACAGAACCCGTGA